The proteins below come from a single Mycobacterium parmense genomic window:
- a CDS encoding non-ribosomal peptide synthetase — translation MDSITRDEIRAAVADQLGCAEGEVADHDDLIQLGLSSIRMMALAGGWRKRGADITFAQLAATPTVDSWYGLLTPGEAGNGEAAVAQPSAASAGASPAEEEPFGLATMQHAYWIGRSDEQELGGVAAHLYVEFDGATIDPERLEQAVSELVARHPMLRTRFLPDGTQQVMPKPGRPVFAVVDLRGGSPDEVESALLQLRDRKTHQRLAIEDGQVIDVTLTRCGDERSRLHIDVDMLAGDAMSYRVLVSDLAQLYQGATLPPLGYSYRRYRTERPVDEAARDRDRQWWRRRLAELPGAPELPTVSVGDRRTAHRTVRYDHWLTPQAKRRLTVGAHARGITPAMALAAVFADTIGGWSEQDRFLLNVPLFQREPVHPDIDGVVGDFTSSIMLEVDVTADVSVAERARAIQRTMYESGSHCAYSGLEVLRDLGRHRGEPVIAPIVFTSALDLGELFARAVVATFGEPAWIVSQGPQVLLDAQVTELRGGLLLNWDVRESAFPRGLIAAMFARFTAAVERLADGDAGWDFEAAVRLPGSQAQVRAAVNASDGPVSGRCLHQGFFEHAAANPDAPAVVWGVAGDGPGTEGAWTYRELAARALAVAGALRAAGVRQGDAVAVQLPKGRSQIPAILGVLAAGASYVPIGFDQPDGRRAKILETADVVAALTVDGANMGPNGRAAIRCVGIDAACAHPEPLAAPVFPDTSAIAYVIFTSGSTGLPKGVEIAHRAAMNTIDAINGWFGIGAGDRVLALSALEFDLSVHDIFGMFSAGGSLVAVDSEERAAATTWVELIRRHRVSVLNFVPGSLDMVLALGGDRLGESLRVVTVCGDWVGADLARRLARQAPGCRFAGLGGATETGIHGTVCEVAGEPPAQWATVPYGVPLRNVRCRVVAPSGRDCPDWVRGELWFSGPNLAAGYRNDPQRTAERFVEHDGRRWYRTGDLARYWPDGTIEFLGRADHQVQIRGYRVELGEVETALRTVPGVRHAVAAVVGAGAPRLVAAVAGAPGAMGDIAAAVADLLPAYMIPSRTTILEQMPLTPNGKLDRRAVVALLESETAEASETSDARACAPRDDVEAALAGIVAEVLETESVGVHDDFFASGGDSVLAVSVIARVRDWLDIDHAVAADLFATRTVARLAGRLQQREAQRGTPERLRVVARHYLEVAALSDEEVLAEG, via the coding sequence GTGGATTCGATCACCAGGGACGAGATCAGGGCTGCGGTCGCCGACCAGCTCGGCTGCGCCGAAGGGGAAGTCGCCGACCACGACGACCTGATCCAGCTGGGCCTCAGCTCGATCCGAATGATGGCGCTGGCGGGCGGCTGGCGCAAGCGCGGGGCCGACATCACCTTCGCCCAACTCGCTGCCACACCGACGGTGGATTCCTGGTACGGACTGCTGACCCCCGGCGAGGCGGGCAACGGCGAAGCCGCCGTGGCGCAACCCTCCGCGGCCTCGGCCGGCGCGTCGCCGGCCGAGGAAGAGCCGTTCGGGCTGGCCACCATGCAGCACGCCTACTGGATCGGCCGCTCCGACGAGCAGGAGCTGGGCGGCGTCGCCGCTCACCTCTACGTCGAATTCGACGGCGCGACAATCGATCCCGAGAGGCTGGAGCAGGCGGTGTCCGAGCTGGTCGCCCGCCATCCGATGCTGCGCACCCGCTTCCTGCCGGACGGCACCCAGCAAGTGATGCCGAAACCGGGCCGGCCGGTGTTCGCCGTGGTCGACCTGCGGGGCGGATCGCCCGACGAGGTCGAGTCCGCACTGCTGCAGTTGCGCGACCGGAAAACCCACCAGCGCCTGGCAATCGAGGACGGCCAGGTCATCGACGTCACGCTGACCCGGTGCGGTGACGAACGCAGCCGGCTCCACATCGACGTCGACATGTTGGCCGGCGACGCGATGAGCTACCGGGTGCTGGTCTCGGATCTGGCGCAGCTCTACCAGGGTGCCACGCTGCCCCCGCTCGGCTACAGCTACCGGCGTTATCGCACCGAACGCCCGGTGGACGAGGCCGCGCGAGACCGCGATCGCCAGTGGTGGCGGCGACGGCTGGCCGAGCTGCCCGGCGCGCCCGAACTGCCGACCGTCTCGGTCGGGGACCGCAGGACAGCGCACCGCACCGTCCGTTACGACCACTGGTTGACGCCGCAGGCCAAACGGCGCCTGACGGTCGGCGCCCACGCGCGGGGCATCACACCGGCGATGGCGTTGGCGGCCGTCTTCGCCGACACCATCGGCGGGTGGTCGGAACAGGACAGGTTCCTGCTCAATGTGCCGTTGTTCCAACGTGAACCGGTGCATCCGGACATCGACGGAGTGGTGGGGGACTTCACCTCGTCGATCATGCTCGAGGTCGACGTCACCGCGGATGTCTCGGTGGCCGAACGCGCCCGCGCGATTCAGCGCACTATGTACGAAAGCGGCTCGCACTGCGCCTATTCCGGGCTCGAGGTGCTGCGCGACTTGGGCAGGCACCGCGGTGAGCCGGTCATCGCCCCGATCGTGTTCACCAGCGCCCTCGACCTCGGCGAGCTGTTCGCCCGTGCGGTCGTCGCGACCTTCGGGGAACCGGCCTGGATCGTCTCCCAGGGGCCGCAGGTGCTGCTGGATGCCCAGGTCACCGAGCTGCGCGGGGGGCTGCTGCTCAACTGGGACGTCCGCGAGTCGGCGTTCCCGCGCGGGCTGATCGCTGCCATGTTCGCCAGGTTCACCGCGGCGGTCGAGAGGCTTGCCGACGGCGACGCGGGCTGGGACTTCGAGGCGGCGGTACGCCTGCCGGGCAGCCAGGCGCAGGTGCGGGCTGCGGTGAACGCGAGCGACGGCCCGGTCAGCGGACGCTGCCTGCATCAGGGTTTCTTCGAGCACGCCGCGGCCAACCCGGATGCGCCCGCCGTGGTCTGGGGCGTGGCAGGCGACGGGCCCGGCACCGAAGGCGCTTGGACCTACCGGGAACTCGCCGCGCGAGCACTGGCCGTCGCCGGGGCGCTGCGCGCCGCCGGTGTGCGGCAGGGCGACGCGGTCGCCGTGCAACTTCCCAAGGGGCGCAGCCAGATCCCGGCCATCCTCGGGGTGCTGGCCGCGGGGGCATCATATGTGCCGATCGGCTTCGACCAGCCCGACGGGCGGCGTGCCAAGATCCTCGAGACCGCCGACGTCGTCGCCGCCCTGACGGTCGACGGCGCGAACATGGGCCCCAACGGGCGGGCAGCGATTCGCTGCGTGGGGATCGACGCGGCGTGCGCGCATCCGGAGCCGTTGGCGGCACCGGTTTTTCCCGACACCTCCGCCATCGCCTACGTCATATTCACGTCCGGTTCGACCGGCCTTCCGAAGGGCGTCGAGATCGCCCACCGCGCGGCGATGAACACCATCGACGCCATCAACGGCTGGTTCGGCATCGGAGCCGGCGATCGGGTGCTCGCGCTGTCCGCCCTCGAATTCGATCTGTCGGTCCACGACATCTTCGGCATGTTCTCGGCGGGCGGCTCACTGGTGGCGGTCGACTCCGAAGAGCGCGCAGCGGCCACCACCTGGGTGGAATTGATTCGCCGCCATCGGGTTTCGGTGCTCAACTTCGTGCCCGGTTCGCTCGACATGGTCTTGGCGCTGGGCGGCGACCGGCTGGGCGAGTCGTTACGCGTCGTCACCGTCTGCGGTGACTGGGTGGGCGCCGATCTGGCGCGCCGGCTGGCCAGGCAGGCGCCGGGCTGCAGGTTCGCCGGTCTGGGCGGCGCCACGGAGACGGGGATACACGGCACCGTGTGCGAAGTGGCCGGCGAGCCACCGGCGCAGTGGGCGACAGTCCCCTACGGCGTTCCGCTGCGCAACGTGCGGTGCCGGGTTGTTGCGCCGTCGGGTCGAGACTGTCCGGACTGGGTCCGCGGCGAACTCTGGTTCAGCGGGCCGAACCTCGCCGCCGGCTACCGCAACGACCCGCAACGTACCGCGGAGCGCTTCGTCGAGCACGACGGGCGGCGCTGGTACCGGACCGGCGACCTCGCCCGCTACTGGCCCGACGGCACTATCGAGTTCCTCGGCCGTGCCGACCACCAGGTGCAGATTCGCGGCTACCGCGTCGAACTGGGCGAGGTGGAGACGGCGCTGCGCACGGTGCCCGGGGTGCGTCACGCGGTCGCGGCCGTCGTCGGTGCCGGCGCGCCGAGGCTGGTGGCCGCCGTGGCGGGCGCCCCGGGCGCAATGGGCGACATCGCCGCAGCCGTCGCGGATCTGCTGCCGGCTTACATGATTCCGTCGCGTACAACGATTTTGGAGCAGATGCCGTTGACCCCGAACGGCAAGCTGGACCGCCGCGCGGTGGTCGCGCTGCTGGAATCCGAGACTGCAGAAGCCTCAGAGACTTCGGACGCGCGAGCCTGCGCCCCCCGCGATGACGTCGAGGCCGCGCTGGCCGGCATTGTCGCCGAGGTGCTCGAGACGGAATCCGTTGGCGTGCATGACGACTTCTTCGCCTCGGGCGGGGACTCGGTGCTGGCCGTCAGCGTCATCGCGCGGGTGCGCGACTGGCTCGACATCGATCACGCCGTGGCCGCGGACCTGTTCGCCACCCGAACCGTGGCGCGGCTGGCCGGGCGGCTGCAACAGCGCGAGGCGCAGCGCGGCACGCCGGAACGCCTGCGCGTCGTCGCCCGCCACTACCTCGAAGTCGCCGCCTTGTCCGACGAGGAGGTGCTGGCCGAGGGGTAG
- a CDS encoding PhoH family protein: MTPSDTSAAPVRSSIDVPPDVVVGLLGSADENLRALERDLAADLHVRGNTVTVSGAPADVALAERAISELVAIVAGGQPLTPDVVRHSVGMLAGTDNESPAEVLTLDILSRRGKTIRPKTLNQKRYVDAIDANTIVFGVGPAGTGKTYLAMAKAVSALQTKQVTRIILTRPAVEAGERLGFLPGTLSEKIDPYLRPLYDALYDMMDPELIPKLMTAGVIEVAPLAYMRGRTLNSAFIVLDEAQNTTAEQMKMFLTRLGFGSKIVVTGDITQVDLPGGARSGLRSAMEILDGVDDIHIAELTSVDVVRHRLVSEIVDAYAKFEEPDLAMNRAARRASGSRSRR; encoded by the coding sequence GTGACGCCAAGCGACACCAGCGCTGCTCCGGTTCGCAGCAGCATCGATGTTCCGCCCGATGTCGTCGTGGGCTTGTTGGGTTCTGCCGACGAGAACCTGCGGGCCTTGGAGCGCGACCTTGCCGCCGACCTGCACGTGCGCGGCAATACGGTCACCGTCTCCGGTGCGCCGGCCGACGTGGCGCTCGCCGAGCGGGCGATCTCCGAGCTGGTCGCGATCGTGGCCGGTGGTCAGCCGTTGACGCCGGACGTGGTGCGCCACAGCGTCGGCATGCTGGCCGGCACCGACAACGAATCGCCGGCCGAGGTCCTCACCCTGGACATCCTGTCGCGTCGCGGCAAGACCATCCGGCCCAAGACGCTGAACCAGAAGCGCTACGTCGACGCCATCGACGCCAACACCATCGTCTTCGGGGTCGGCCCGGCCGGCACCGGCAAGACGTATCTGGCCATGGCCAAGGCGGTCAGCGCGCTGCAGACCAAACAGGTGACTCGGATCATCTTGACCCGGCCGGCCGTGGAAGCCGGTGAGCGCCTTGGCTTTCTGCCGGGCACCCTGAGCGAGAAGATCGACCCCTACCTGCGGCCGCTGTACGACGCGCTGTACGACATGATGGATCCCGAGCTGATCCCCAAGCTGATGACCGCCGGTGTCATCGAGGTGGCGCCCCTGGCGTACATGCGGGGGCGGACGCTGAATTCGGCGTTCATCGTGCTCGACGAGGCGCAGAACACGACCGCCGAGCAGATGAAGATGTTCCTCACGCGGCTCGGCTTCGGGTCGAAGATCGTCGTCACCGGGGACATCACGCAGGTCGACCTGCCGGGTGGCGCCAGGTCCGGGCTGCGGTCGGCGATGGAGATCCTCGACGGTGTCGACGACATTCACATCGCGGAGCTGACGAGTGTCGACGTGGTGCGCCACCGCCTGGTCTCCGAGATCGTCGACGCCTACGCGAAGTTCGAGGAGCCCGACCTGGCGATGAACCGGGCGGCCCGGCGCGCGTCGGGGTCACGCAGTCGCCGATGA
- the hrcA gene encoding heat-inducible transcriptional repressor HrcA — protein MGSADDRRFEVLRAIVADFVATKEPIGSKTLVERHNLGVSSATIRNDMAVLEAEGYITQPHTSSGRVPTEKGYREFVDRLDDVKPLSSAERRAIQGFLESGVDLDDVLRRAVRLLAQLTRQVAVVQYPTLSSSTVRHLEVIALTPARLLMVVITDSGRVDQRVVELGDVIDDHQLSQLREMLGQALVGKKLPAASVAVADLAGQLRGGDGLSHAVGRCATVLLETLVEHTEERLLMGGTANLTRNAADFGGSLRSILEALEEQVVVLRLLAAQQEAGKVTVRIGHETEAQQIAGAAMVSTAYGTTGTVYGGMGVLGPTRMDYPGTIASVAAVALYIGEVLGAR, from the coding sequence ATGGGAAGTGCCGACGACCGTCGCTTCGAGGTGTTGCGCGCCATCGTCGCCGACTTCGTCGCAACCAAGGAACCGATCGGCTCGAAAACCCTGGTGGAGCGCCACAATCTCGGGGTTTCGTCGGCCACGATCCGCAACGACATGGCGGTGCTGGAGGCCGAGGGCTACATCACCCAGCCGCACACCAGCTCGGGGCGGGTCCCCACCGAGAAGGGCTACCGGGAGTTCGTCGACCGGCTCGACGACGTCAAGCCCCTGTCGTCGGCCGAGCGGCGCGCCATCCAGGGCTTTTTGGAGTCCGGCGTCGACCTCGACGACGTGTTGCGCCGCGCGGTGCGGTTGCTGGCCCAGCTGACCCGTCAGGTGGCGGTCGTCCAGTACCCGACGCTGTCGTCGTCCACCGTCCGCCACCTGGAGGTCATCGCGCTGACCCCGGCCCGGCTGCTGATGGTCGTCATCACCGACTCGGGCCGCGTGGACCAGCGCGTCGTCGAACTCGGCGACGTCATCGACGACCACCAGCTCTCCCAGTTGCGCGAGATGCTCGGCCAGGCGCTGGTGGGCAAGAAGCTGCCGGCGGCCTCGGTCGCGGTGGCCGACCTGGCGGGGCAGCTGCGCGGTGGGGACGGGCTGAGCCACGCGGTGGGCCGGTGCGCGACGGTGTTGCTGGAGACGCTGGTGGAGCACACCGAGGAGCGGCTGTTGATGGGCGGCACCGCCAACCTGACCCGCAACGCCGCCGACTTCGGCGGATCGCTGCGCTCCATCCTGGAGGCGCTCGAGGAGCAGGTCGTGGTGCTCCGTTTGCTGGCGGCCCAGCAGGAGGCCGGCAAGGTGACGGTGCGCATCGGTCACGAGACCGAGGCCCAGCAGATCGCCGGCGCCGCGATGGTGTCCACCGCCTACGGCACCACCGGCACCGTCTACGGCGGCATGGGTGTGCTGGGGCCCACGCGGATGGACTATCCGGGAACTATCGCCAGCGTCGCGGCGGTTGCTCTCTACATCGGCGAAGTCTTGGGTGCTCGATGA
- the ybeY gene encoding rRNA maturation RNase YbeY encodes MSIEVSNESGIDVSEAELVSVARFVIAKMDVNPAAELSMVLLDTAAMADLHMRWMDLPGPTDVMSFPMDELEPGGRPDAPEPGPSMLGDIVLCPEFAAQQASAAGHSLGHELALLTVHGVLHLLGYDHGEPDEEKEMFALQDRLLEEWVAEQVEAYRQDRQEQRDRQLLDKSRYFDN; translated from the coding sequence ATGAGCATCGAAGTCTCCAACGAGTCCGGCATCGACGTCTCCGAAGCGGAACTGGTCAGCGTCGCGCGGTTCGTCATCGCGAAGATGGACGTCAACCCCGCGGCCGAGCTGTCCATGGTGCTGTTGGACACCGCGGCCATGGCCGACCTGCACATGCGCTGGATGGACCTGCCCGGGCCCACGGACGTGATGAGCTTCCCCATGGACGAGCTCGAGCCGGGCGGCCGCCCCGACGCCCCCGAGCCCGGGCCGTCGATGCTGGGCGACATCGTGTTGTGCCCGGAATTCGCCGCCCAGCAGGCGTCCGCGGCCGGCCACAGCCTGGGACACGAGTTGGCGCTGCTGACCGTGCACGGGGTGCTGCACCTGCTCGGTTACGACCACGGCGAACCGGACGAGGAGAAGGAGATGTTCGCCCTGCAGGACCGTCTGCTCGAGGAATGGGTCGCCGAACAGGTCGAGGCTTACCGGCAGGACCGCCAAGAGCAGCGAGACCGTCAATTGCTGGACAAGTCAAGGTATTTCGACAATTGA
- a CDS encoding carboxymuconolactone decarboxylase family protein has translation MSRLKGVSDREAGPGARIAFFFTRRKLAQMTGLETADMLEPLRLYAHIPRLLTAYGRLEQAESRLDVLSPRHRALAELKAATTVRCAYCIDLGSQIARRWGITDEELLGMADYRNASCFSELDKLILRYATAVSQTPVEVSDELFAGLRAHFDTAQLVGLTHVITLGNLRARFNVALGIGSSGFSADRVCALPEGGGA, from the coding sequence ATGTCCCGGCTGAAAGGGGTGTCCGACCGCGAGGCCGGCCCGGGCGCCAGAATCGCCTTCTTCTTCACCCGGCGCAAGCTGGCGCAGATGACCGGGCTCGAAACCGCCGACATGCTCGAACCCCTGCGGTTGTACGCCCACATCCCGAGGTTGCTCACCGCCTACGGCAGGCTGGAGCAGGCCGAATCCAGGCTGGACGTCCTGAGTCCCCGCCACCGGGCGCTGGCCGAGCTCAAGGCGGCGACGACGGTGCGGTGCGCGTATTGCATCGACCTGGGCTCGCAGATCGCCCGCCGCTGGGGAATCACCGACGAAGAGCTGCTCGGGATGGCCGACTACCGCAACGCGTCGTGCTTCTCCGAGCTGGACAAGCTCATCCTGCGGTACGCCACCGCGGTCAGCCAGACGCCGGTCGAGGTCAGCGACGAGCTCTTCGCGGGGCTGCGGGCCCACTTCGACACCGCGCAGCTGGTGGGCCTCACCCACGTCATCACGCTGGGCAATCTGCGGGCCCGGTTCAACGTGGCGCTCGGCATCGGGTCGTCCGGCTTCTCCGCGGATCGGGTGTGCGCCCTGCCGGAGGGCGGCGGCGCGTGA
- a CDS encoding glycoside hydrolase family protein, translating into MEGGTVRPVATAAALAVIGGAVAGFAVTTAAVAPQGAQVQLAAVGAPLQNLPQDPPPPPPGQQGLPTPDQLANLCNQVTDPGVSYTTKDNLVENGITPDEGHVADHDLRKAYRNGNFPETFTVTNIAPAGPNMAQADVAVGGPKFAGPVTKHLVFVNQGGNWVLQHDAAIALIQAATATN; encoded by the coding sequence ATCGAAGGGGGAACTGTGAGACCTGTAGCAACAGCGGCGGCATTGGCCGTCATCGGCGGCGCCGTCGCAGGCTTCGCCGTCACCACGGCGGCTGTCGCACCGCAGGGTGCGCAGGTGCAGCTGGCGGCCGTTGGGGCGCCCCTGCAGAACCTGCCCCAGGACCCGCCGCCCCCGCCGCCGGGACAGCAGGGGTTGCCGACGCCTGACCAGTTGGCGAACCTGTGCAACCAGGTCACCGACCCCGGCGTCTCGTACACGACCAAGGACAACCTGGTCGAGAACGGGATCACCCCCGACGAGGGCCACGTCGCCGACCACGACCTGCGAAAGGCCTACCGGAACGGCAACTTCCCGGAGACCTTCACGGTGACCAACATCGCGCCGGCCGGCCCCAACATGGCCCAGGCCGACGTGGCCGTGGGGGGTCCGAAGTTCGCCGGACCGGTGACCAAGCACCTCGTGTTCGTCAACCAGGGCGGCAACTGGGTGCTGCAGCACGACGCCGCGATCGCCCTGATCCAGGCCGCGACGGCGACCAACTAA
- a CDS encoding 16S rRNA (uracil(1498)-N(3))-methyltransferase, with the protein MVAALFYVDAVPDEGSLAVVDGEEGFHAATVRRIRPGEELMLGDGAGTLAHCGVEQAGRDGLRARVLRRWTVPAGRPRVTVVQALPKSERSELAIELATEAGADAFVAWQAGRCMANWHGARVEKGLRRWRAVARSAARQSRRAHIPPVDGVLSTAQLTRRVRDEVAAGAAVLALHESATAGLADALVAEADSLVLVVGPEGGIAPDEIAALTDAGAAAVRLGPQVLRTSTAAAVALGALGVLTARWDQGAGGEHGANERLGHGPDQR; encoded by the coding sequence ATGGTGGCGGCGCTGTTCTACGTCGACGCGGTGCCCGACGAAGGCTCGCTGGCCGTCGTGGACGGCGAGGAGGGCTTCCACGCGGCCACCGTGCGCCGGATCCGTCCCGGCGAGGAATTGATGCTCGGTGACGGCGCCGGCACCCTCGCCCACTGCGGGGTCGAGCAGGCGGGGCGGGACGGGCTGCGGGCGCGGGTACTCCGGCGCTGGACCGTGCCGGCAGGCCGGCCGAGGGTGACGGTGGTGCAGGCACTGCCCAAGTCGGAGCGCTCCGAGTTGGCGATCGAACTGGCTACCGAGGCGGGCGCCGATGCGTTTGTGGCCTGGCAGGCGGGGCGCTGCATGGCGAATTGGCACGGGGCCCGCGTCGAGAAGGGTTTGCGCCGTTGGCGCGCGGTCGCCCGCTCCGCGGCCCGGCAATCCCGGCGGGCGCACATCCCGCCCGTGGACGGCGTGCTGTCCACCGCGCAGCTGACCCGGCGGGTCCGCGACGAGGTCGCGGCCGGCGCGGCGGTGCTGGCCTTGCACGAGTCGGCGACCGCCGGCCTCGCAGATGCCCTCGTAGCAGAGGCGGATTCGCTGGTCCTTGTCGTGGGCCCCGAGGGCGGCATCGCCCCCGACGAGATCGCCGCGCTGACCGACGCGGGCGCCGCGGCGGTGCGGCTGGGCCCGCAGGTGCTGCGCACCTCGACCGCCGCGGCCGTGGCCCTGGGGGCGCTCGGCGTGCTCACCGCGCGGTGGGATCAGGGCGCCGGCGGCGAACACGGCGCGAACGAACGGTTGGGTCACGGTCCTGACCAGCGCTAG
- a CDS encoding sigma-70 family RNA polymerase sigma factor, which produces MSTPVPATSLATRFEAARPRLSALAYRMLGSIDDAQDAVQEAWLRLAAAEPIANLDAWLTTVVARICLNTLRARRGREQTVARLPDPIVQAPGECDPEHRAMLADAVGMALFVVLDTLPPAERLAFVLHDVFTVPFDQIAAIVDRTPQAARKLASRARRRIRDADPTPDGDIAAQRQAVDAFFAAGRSGDFHRLVSVLDPDVVLRGDFGGAAPMFRADGAPSVARVAGSYAGPEREVRAAIVNGAAGALVLVGDHPTAIMGFVVRGGRVAAIDVLADPARISRIDLSALTG; this is translated from the coding sequence GTGAGTACACCGGTACCGGCGACCTCACTGGCGACGCGTTTCGAGGCGGCCCGACCGAGGCTGAGCGCGCTCGCCTACCGCATGCTGGGCTCGATCGACGACGCCCAGGACGCCGTACAGGAGGCGTGGCTGAGGCTCGCCGCCGCGGAACCCATCGCGAACCTCGACGCCTGGCTGACCACCGTCGTGGCCCGTATCTGCCTGAACACGCTGCGCGCGCGCCGGGGCCGCGAGCAAACCGTCGCGCGCCTGCCCGACCCCATCGTGCAGGCGCCCGGCGAATGCGATCCCGAACACCGAGCGATGCTGGCCGACGCGGTCGGCATGGCGCTGTTCGTCGTCCTGGACACGCTGCCCCCCGCGGAGCGGCTCGCGTTCGTGCTGCACGACGTCTTCACCGTGCCGTTCGACCAGATCGCGGCGATCGTGGACCGGACGCCGCAGGCGGCGCGCAAGCTGGCCAGCCGCGCGCGCCGCCGCATCCGGGACGCCGACCCGACGCCCGACGGCGACATCGCCGCGCAGCGGCAGGCCGTCGACGCCTTCTTTGCCGCGGGCCGCTCCGGCGACTTCCACCGGCTGGTGTCGGTGCTGGATCCCGACGTGGTGTTGCGGGGCGACTTCGGCGGGGCCGCGCCCATGTTCCGGGCCGACGGTGCGCCCTCGGTGGCAAGGGTGGCCGGTAGCTATGCCGGGCCTGAGCGCGAGGTCCGCGCGGCGATCGTCAACGGCGCGGCCGGGGCGTTGGTGCTGGTCGGCGACCACCCCACCGCGATCATGGGATTCGTGGTGCGCGGCGGACGGGTGGCCGCCATCGACGTGCTGGCCGATCCCGCACGCATCTCGCGGATCGACCTGAGCGCGCTGACCGGTTAG
- a CDS encoding type II toxin-antitoxin system VapB family antitoxin, with the protein MIFKGVREGKPYPEHGLSYKEWSQIPPQQIRLDELVTTTTVLALDRLLSEDSTFYGDLFPHAVRWQGTTYLEDGLHRAVRAALRNRTVLHARVFDMDLPLSPQT; encoded by the coding sequence ATGATCTTCAAGGGTGTGCGGGAGGGCAAGCCCTACCCCGAGCATGGACTGTCCTACAAAGAATGGTCCCAGATACCGCCCCAGCAAATCCGGCTCGACGAGTTGGTGACCACCACCACGGTCCTGGCGCTGGATCGACTCCTGTCCGAGGACTCCACCTTCTACGGCGACCTGTTCCCGCACGCGGTGCGGTGGCAGGGCACCACCTACCTCGAGGACGGCCTGCACCGGGCCGTGCGCGCGGCGCTGCGGAACCGCACGGTGTTGCACGCCCGGGTGTTCGACATGGACCTGCCGCTGAGCCCGCAGACGTAG
- the dnaJ gene encoding molecular chaperone DnaJ yields MARDYYGLLGVSRNASDTEIKRAYRKLARELHPDVNPDEAAQAKFKEISAAYEVLSDPEKRRIVDLGGDPLENAAAAGAGFGGFGGLGDVFEAFFGGGFSGGSTSRGPIGRVRPGSDSLLRMRLDLEECATGVTKQVTVDTAVLCDRCQGKGTNGDSAPVPCDTCGGRGEVQTVQRSLLGQMVTSRPCPTCRGVGVVIPDPCHQCMGDGRVRARREISVKIPAGVGDGMRVRLAAQGEVGPGGGPAGDLYVEVHEQAHDIFVREGDDLHCTVSVPMVDAALGATVTVDAILDGISDITIPPGTQPGSVITLRGHGMPQLRSGTRGDLHVHVEVVVPARLDHHDAELLRELKARRSRDVPEVRSTAHNGGGLFSRLRETFTGR; encoded by the coding sequence GTGGCACGCGACTATTACGGGCTGCTCGGCGTGAGCAGGAACGCCAGCGACACGGAGATCAAGCGCGCCTACCGCAAGCTGGCCCGCGAACTGCATCCCGACGTCAACCCCGACGAGGCCGCGCAGGCGAAGTTCAAGGAGATCAGCGCCGCCTACGAGGTGCTCAGCGATCCGGAGAAGCGCCGGATCGTCGACCTGGGCGGCGACCCGCTCGAGAACGCCGCCGCGGCCGGCGCCGGCTTCGGCGGCTTCGGCGGCCTGGGTGATGTGTTCGAGGCCTTCTTCGGCGGCGGCTTCAGCGGTGGTTCCACCTCCCGGGGCCCGATCGGCCGGGTGCGGCCGGGCTCGGACTCGCTGCTGCGGATGCGGCTGGATCTCGAGGAGTGCGCCACCGGGGTCACCAAGCAGGTCACCGTCGACACCGCGGTGCTGTGCGACCGCTGCCAGGGCAAGGGCACCAACGGCGATTCCGCCCCGGTCCCGTGTGACACCTGTGGCGGCCGCGGCGAGGTACAGACGGTCCAGCGCTCGCTGCTGGGGCAGATGGTGACCTCGCGGCCCTGTCCGACCTGCCGCGGCGTCGGGGTGGTCATCCCCGACCCGTGCCACCAGTGCATGGGCGACGGCCGGGTGCGCGCCCGCCGCGAGATCAGCGTGAAGATCCCCGCCGGCGTCGGCGACGGCATGCGCGTCCGGCTGGCGGCCCAGGGCGAGGTGGGGCCCGGGGGAGGGCCGGCCGGCGACCTGTACGTCGAGGTGCACGAACAGGCCCACGACATCTTCGTCCGCGAGGGCGACGACCTGCACTGCACGGTCTCGGTGCCGATGGTCGACGCGGCGCTGGGCGCCACGGTCACCGTCGACGCCATCCTGGACGGCATCAGCGACATCACGATTCCGCCTGGCACGCAGCCGGGTTCGGTGATCACGCTGCGCGGCCACGGGATGCCGCAGCTGCGGTCGGGCACACGCGGCGATCTGCACGTCCACGTCGAGGTGGTGGTGCCCGCCCGGCTGGACCACCACGACGCCGAACTGCTGCGCGAGCTCAAGGCCCGCCGCAGCCGCGACGTACCCGAGGTCCGTTCGACGGCGCACAACGGCGGCGGCCTGTTCAGCCGGTTGCGCGAGACCTTCACCGGCCGCTGA